The Ooceraea biroi isolate clonal line C1 chromosome 11, Obir_v5.4, whole genome shotgun sequence genome includes a region encoding these proteins:
- the LOC105275370 gene encoding uncharacterized protein LOC105275370 isoform X2 produces MMDDEEQEELRCTGSDVEIEEYTDTEESPYVAYQASSDKLFDTDRENWQKLRFLATLASVAVSVTVLVISYPLYLESVAAVSSAYTGLLFTALCSACILGVVYVIVERVSPPPPLIPNSMRVKIPRCGLIKLSTLYALSGILVTLSLDRHRVLCHLQDPIKSITLVFSLVFYFFFCRKMMSLQRIFSSTTIIVGLFISVDYGLCDQFRCRGREVSSHTTTSMRGSWGVQAVWTFVYVGALAAFAMFFTMLERHYTTAQNVCQMLTTQQNSFLYTVSRLVSSRDIRRRGSEDEGGRLLHVTDPDPTIKPKSYPKPPVIQTLFYIHVIAFFAILTLCWLDTLPGIGRGLSPVELYRTVEHGLVCHFKGGKLCSNVSSHGWTFIFAYVVFSISILNFLSLCESAVFSVATATLSLPLSGIWWSLYRMDVGLHGGSISWSPGVTGELICALLGLPVVLLGLGLLVRSHFRDTQHPYQTIQPPDIQPPHEPCHR; encoded by the exons ATGATGGACGAtgaggagcaggaggagctCCGTTGTACCGGAAGCGACGTCGAGATCGAGGAGTACACCGACACCGAGGAGTCGCCATATGTCGCTTATCAGGCCAGCAGCGATAAGCTGTTCGATACCGACCGCGAGAACTGGCAGAAGCTCCGTTTCCTGGCGACCCTCGCGTCCGTCGCGGTATCAGTTACCGTCCTCGTTATCAGCTATCCGCTTTATCTCGAGAGCGTCGCCGCTGTCTCCAGCGCTTACACAG GACTGCTCTTCACCGCCTTGTGCTCTGCCTGCATTCTGGGGGTGGTGTATGTTATCGTGGAGAGGGtgtcgccgccgccaccgctgaTACCGAATAGTATGCGCGTCAAGATACCCCGCTGTGGCCTGATCAAACTAAGCACTTTGTACGCTCTCTCAGGAATCCTGGTTACCCTCTCCCTTGATCGGCACAGAGTACTATGCCATTTGCAGGATCCGATAAAAAGCATCACTCTCGTCTTCTCCCTCGTCTTctacttctttttttgtcgGAAAA TGATGAGCCTGCAGCGAATATTTTCGAGCACGACTATAATAGTGGGTCTGTTCATAAGCGTCGATTACGGTCTCTGTGATCAGTTTCGTTGCCGGGGAAGGGAGGTCTCCTCGCACACGACAACCAGCATGAGGGGTTCCTGGGGTGTTCAGGCAGTCTGGACGTTCGTTTACGTGGGTGCCCTCGCCGCCTTCGCCATGTTCTTCACCATGCTCGAGCGACATTATACTACCGCG CAGAACGTATGCCAGATGTTGACGACGCAACAGAACTCTTTTCTCTATACGGTGTCCCGTCTGGTGTCCTCTCGCGATATTCGTCGTCGTGGCTCCGAGGACGAGGGTGGGCGACTGCTGCACGTGACCGATCCGGACCCCACGATAAAGCCGAAGAGCTACCCTAAGCCACCAGTGATACAAACCCTCTTTTACATACACGTCATCGCTTTTTTTGCTATCCTGACGCTCTGCTGGCTCGATACTTTGCCTGGCATCGGCAGG GGTTTGTCGCCCGTCGAACTCTATCGTACCGTCGAGCACGGGCTGGTGTGCCACTTCAAAGGCGGCAAATTATGCTCGAACGTGTCCAGCCACGGGTGGACTTTTATATTCGCTTACGTCGTTTTCTCGATTTCGATCCTCAACTTCCTGTCGTTGTGCGAGAGCGCGGTGTTCAGCGTAGCCACCGCGACCCTGTCACTTCCACTATCCGGTATCTGGTGGAGCCTTTACAGAATGGACGTTGGTCTACACGGCG GTTCCATCAGCTGGTCGCCGGGAGTGACGGGCGAGCTGATCTGCGCTTTGCTCGGTCTTCCAGTCGTGCTGCTCGGCCTGGGCCTGCTGGTCCGTTCGCACTTCAGGGACACGCAACATCCCTACCAGACAATTCAGCCACCAGACATCCAGCCGCCGCACGAGCCGTGTCACAGATGA
- the LOC105275370 gene encoding uncharacterized protein LOC105275370 isoform X1 — protein MMDDEEQEELRCTGSDVEIEEYTDTEESPYVAYQASSDKLFDTDRENWQKLRFLATLASVAVSVTVLVISYPLYLESVAAVSSAYTGLLFTALCSACILGVVYVIVERVSPPPPLIPNSMRVKIPRCGLIKLSTLYALSGILVTLSLDRHRVLCHLQDPIKSITLVFSLVFYFFFCRKMMSLQRIFSSTTIIVGLFISVDYGLCDQFRCRGREVSSHTTTSMRGSWGVQAVWTFVYVGALAAFAMFFTMLERHYTTAQQNVCQMLTTQQNSFLYTVSRLVSSRDIRRRGSEDEGGRLLHVTDPDPTIKPKSYPKPPVIQTLFYIHVIAFFAILTLCWLDTLPGIGRGLSPVELYRTVEHGLVCHFKGGKLCSNVSSHGWTFIFAYVVFSISILNFLSLCESAVFSVATATLSLPLSGIWWSLYRMDVGLHGGSISWSPGVTGELICALLGLPVVLLGLGLLVRSHFRDTQHPYQTIQPPDIQPPHEPCHR, from the exons ATGATGGACGAtgaggagcaggaggagctCCGTTGTACCGGAAGCGACGTCGAGATCGAGGAGTACACCGACACCGAGGAGTCGCCATATGTCGCTTATCAGGCCAGCAGCGATAAGCTGTTCGATACCGACCGCGAGAACTGGCAGAAGCTCCGTTTCCTGGCGACCCTCGCGTCCGTCGCGGTATCAGTTACCGTCCTCGTTATCAGCTATCCGCTTTATCTCGAGAGCGTCGCCGCTGTCTCCAGCGCTTACACAG GACTGCTCTTCACCGCCTTGTGCTCTGCCTGCATTCTGGGGGTGGTGTATGTTATCGTGGAGAGGGtgtcgccgccgccaccgctgaTACCGAATAGTATGCGCGTCAAGATACCCCGCTGTGGCCTGATCAAACTAAGCACTTTGTACGCTCTCTCAGGAATCCTGGTTACCCTCTCCCTTGATCGGCACAGAGTACTATGCCATTTGCAGGATCCGATAAAAAGCATCACTCTCGTCTTCTCCCTCGTCTTctacttctttttttgtcgGAAAA TGATGAGCCTGCAGCGAATATTTTCGAGCACGACTATAATAGTGGGTCTGTTCATAAGCGTCGATTACGGTCTCTGTGATCAGTTTCGTTGCCGGGGAAGGGAGGTCTCCTCGCACACGACAACCAGCATGAGGGGTTCCTGGGGTGTTCAGGCAGTCTGGACGTTCGTTTACGTGGGTGCCCTCGCCGCCTTCGCCATGTTCTTCACCATGCTCGAGCGACATTATACTACCGCG CAGCAGAACGTATGCCAGATGTTGACGACGCAACAGAACTCTTTTCTCTATACGGTGTCCCGTCTGGTGTCCTCTCGCGATATTCGTCGTCGTGGCTCCGAGGACGAGGGTGGGCGACTGCTGCACGTGACCGATCCGGACCCCACGATAAAGCCGAAGAGCTACCCTAAGCCACCAGTGATACAAACCCTCTTTTACATACACGTCATCGCTTTTTTTGCTATCCTGACGCTCTGCTGGCTCGATACTTTGCCTGGCATCGGCAGG GGTTTGTCGCCCGTCGAACTCTATCGTACCGTCGAGCACGGGCTGGTGTGCCACTTCAAAGGCGGCAAATTATGCTCGAACGTGTCCAGCCACGGGTGGACTTTTATATTCGCTTACGTCGTTTTCTCGATTTCGATCCTCAACTTCCTGTCGTTGTGCGAGAGCGCGGTGTTCAGCGTAGCCACCGCGACCCTGTCACTTCCACTATCCGGTATCTGGTGGAGCCTTTACAGAATGGACGTTGGTCTACACGGCG GTTCCATCAGCTGGTCGCCGGGAGTGACGGGCGAGCTGATCTGCGCTTTGCTCGGTCTTCCAGTCGTGCTGCTCGGCCTGGGCCTGCTGGTCCGTTCGCACTTCAGGGACACGCAACATCCCTACCAGACAATTCAGCCACCAGACATCCAGCCGCCGCACGAGCCGTGTCACAGATGA